The following nucleotide sequence is from Thermostaphylospora chromogena.
GGCCGAGGCCGCGCGGAGCGGCGGCGCGACCGCCGTCGCCGTGTTCGCCGCCGTCCGTGCCGAGATCGCGGTACGCCAGGGTGACTTCGGGGCCGCCCGGCAGCAGGCACGCGCCGCGCTGGACGCGGTGCCCGCCCAGGGGTGGGGTGCCTATCTGAGCTGGCCGCTGTCGAGCCTGGTGCTGGCGGCGACCAGGATGGGCAGGCTGACCGAGGCGGCGGACGCGTTGGCCCTCGCACCGCCCGACGGTCCGCCCGAGCACCGGCACGGGCTCCGTCTGCTCCACGCCCGTGGCCACTACCATCTGGCGGCCAACCATCCCCACGCCGCCCTCGCCGACTTCCTGTCCTGCGGCGAGCTGATGCGTGAGTGGGGCCTGGACCTCGCCGAGCTGCTGCCGTGGCGGCTCGCGGCGGTCGAGGCGTGGCTACGCGTGGGCAACCAGGACCAGGCCCGCAGGCTGCTGTACGAACAGCTCTCCCGCCTCGCCACCGACGCGGCGCACGTGCGCGGCATGTCGCTGCGGCTGCTGGCCAAGACCAGCCCGCCGACCCGCAGACTCAAGCTGCTGAGTGAGGCGCTGGAACTGCTGGAGGCCTCGGGCGACCGGTTCGAGCAGGCCAGGGTGCTGGCCGACCTGAGCCAGACCTACAACGCCCTCGCCAAGAAGCGCCGCGCCCGGCTGCTCATGCGGCAGGCGCTGCATGTGGCCGACCTGTGCCAGGCGGCACCGCTCTCCCGCGAGCTGCTGGCGCTGTCGGAGGACCAGAGCGGTAAGCCGCGGCCCGCACACCCGGTGGGCGTGGTGACGGGCATCGACTCGCTCACCGAGTCCGAGCGACGGGTCGCCTCGCTCGCGGTCATGGGCTACACCAACCGTGAGATCGCCCGCCGTCTCTACATCACCGCGAGCACGGTTGAGCAGCACCTGACTCGGGTGTTCCGCAAGCTCGACGTCAAATCACGCGACGAGCTGCCCACCGATCTATGGGATCAGGTGACCAGAACGGGCTGACCCACCCGGCCTCCCTGACACGTCGAGGACGCGGCCCGTGACGAGCTCCGGCTCACCCGGCATCTGGTTCCGGTGACCCGCGCCTCGCTTCCAAGCACCGACCGCGCCCTTTCATCCGGACCGGTCGGTAGAACCCCATCCCATGCAACGGAGGAGACATGCTCAATCGTCGTGCCCTTCTGCGTTCGGGCGCGTTACTCGGCACCACGATGGCGGCAGGCGGGTTACTGGCTCCCGCCGTAGCGGCCAGGAGCCGGGGGACCGACGGCGTGAACTGGTCTCGCTTGGCCGCCCGGCTGCGCGGCGACCTCGTACTGCCCGCCGATGCCGGCTACGACCTGGCTAGACAGGTCGAGTTCGCCGAGTACGACGCGATCCGCCCGGCGGCCATCGCCTACTGCGAAACCGCCGAAGACGTCCGCCAGGCGGTGCTCTTCGCCCGCCGCCACGACATCGAGGTGCGCCCACGCAGCGGGGGGCACAGCACCGCTGGGTGGTCCACGGGGACCGGTCTGATCATCGACACCTCCCGGATCGCCCACGCCACGGTCACCGGTTCGACCATCCACATCGGTCCGGGGCTGCAGGCGGTGGACGCGCTGGCCACGCTGGCCCCGCTGGGCAAGCAGATCGTCACCGGTACCTGTCCCACGGTGTGCCAGGGCGGATTCGTATCCGGCGGCGGCGTCGGATACCAGACCCGCAAGTACGGTCTCGGCAGCGACCGGCTGGTCTCAGCCAGGATCGTGCTGGCCGACGGCTCGATCGTGCGCGCGTCGGCGTCGGCGGAGCCGGATCTGTACTGGGCGCTGCGGGGCTCCGGCGGCGGCAACTTCGGAGTCGTGGTGGACTTCGAACTCCGGCCGATCTTCCAACCGCGGATGAACTACTTCTCCGCGTACTGGTCGTGGGACCGGATCCAGGATGTGCTCGCCGCGTGGCAGTCGTGGACTATCGCGGCGCCGGACGAGCTGTCCTCGCAGCTCATCGTGATCCTGCCGGACGCCGCTCCCGGCACCCGGCCGATCGTCTGGCTGCGCGGCGGTCACATGGGCAGCCTGGCGGCGACGAACGCCGCGCTGGCCGCGCTTACCGCCGAGATCGGCGCACCGGCCGACGAGCAGACCGTGCTCGACCTGCCCTACCACGAGGCGATGTCCCATGTATACGGCTGCGAGTCCCTCACCAGGGAGCAGTGCCACCGCGTGGGGCACAACCCCGACGCCGTGCTCCCCCGAGTCGGCTTCGGCAGACAGCGCAACCGCATGTTCAGCCGAGCACTGAACGCGAGCGAACTGGCGAACGTGATCAGCGTTTACGACGGCGACCGCAGGGCCGGTCAGACCCGGTTCCTCTCCTTCACCGGCCTCGGCGGCGCGGCGAGCCGGGTGCCGCGCACGGCCACCGCGTACGTGCACCGCGACGCGGAGTTCTTCGTCTCCTTCGGTGTGTCGCTGGCCGAGGGCTCCCCCGATCCCGCCGACGCGGCCGCCGCCGAGGCCTTCGTAGACGCCGGGTTCGCCGCGCTGGACCCCGCGTCCAACGGCGAGTCGTACATCAACTTCCCCGACATGCGGCTGACCGACTGGCGCCGCGCCTACTACGGAGAGAACTACCCGCGCCTGGTCAAGGTGAAGAACCACTACGATCCACACCACTTCTTCCGCAATCCCCGGAGCATAGGAAGCTGAGAAGCCGAGGCGGGTGCCGCCCCGACGGTTCGGGGCGGCACCCGCCTCATCGGCAGCGGTGTCTCACCAGGAGACGCTGAGCCCGGTCACCCCGCGTACCAACCGGTCGGTCCGCCACTGCACCTCCTCTGCCGGCACGGCCAGCCGGAGTCCGGGCAGCCTGCGCACCAGCGTGCCCAAGACCACCTGCAGCTCCAGCCGGGCCAACGGCGCGCCCAGACAGTGGTGGACGCCGTACCCGAAGGCGATGTGCGGGTTGTGCTTGCGGGCCAGGTCGATCTCGTCAGGGTTGTCGAACACCGTCTCGTCCCGGTTCCCCGAGGCGGGGTTGGCCACGACCGCCTCGCCCGCGCGGACCACGCCACCAGCCAGCTCGACGTCCACGGTGGCCACCCGGACGTCTCCGCCGGAGACGCCCAGCGGGGTGAAACGCAGCAGTTCCTCCACCGCCGAGGGGATCAGACCGGGGTCGGCCACCAGTGACCGCCACAGCTCCGGACGCGAGAGCAGGAGGTAGATGTGCGAACCGATCTGGTTGGCGGTGGTCTCGTGGCCCGCCGCGAGCAGCGTCACGGACAGCGCGAGCAGCTCCTCCTCGCTCAGCTTGTCCTGCTCGTCCCTGGCCACGACGAGCGCGCCGAGCAGATCGTCGGTGGGCTGAGCACGACGCTGCGCGATCAGGCCCGCCATGTACCGCCGGAGCTCTTCACCGGCCGCCACTATCTCCTCGGGCGTGGTCCGCTCGCCCAGCGCGAGCGACACGTCGACCCAGCGCCGGAACCGGTTGCGGTCGGCCACCGGGACGCCCAGCATCTCGCAGATCACCCTGACCGGCAACGGCCAGGCCAACGACTCGGCGATGTCGGCCGGAGCGCCATTGGCGATCATCTCGTCGAGCAGCTCGTCCACCATCGCCTGCACGTTCGGACGCATCTGCTCCACGCGCCGGGGGGTGAACGCCTTGGAAACCAGCCGGCGTAACCGGGTGTGCTCCGGCGGGTCCATGGCGAGGATGTTGTCCTCACCCAGCTGGGGTACCAGGCGGGGGACGTCGCGGCCGACGGTCACCGCCCGGCTGAACCTCGGGTCGGATAGCACGGTGCGGATGTCGGCGTACCGTGTCACGAGCCACGCCTCGCCGCCATAGGGCATGACGACCCTGGCCAGAGGGCGGTCACGGCGGTACTCCGCGTAGAGCGGATGCAGGTCGAGGCGCTCAGCCGGGCCGAACGGGTAAGGCTGTGTCTGCTGTCCGGTTGCCGTCATAGAAAACCTTTCTGAGCGAGCCACGCGCCTTGGTCGCCGGCGCGCTTACCGATGAAGATCCGAGCTGTCCGGCAGCTCGACGGAGGAGGGGTCAGCCGGTGGGGTGCCCGCCGCGTCCGCGTCGGGCGCGGCCTTGGGGGTGCGCAGGGCCGTCAGCGTGATCGCGGCCCCGATCAGCAAGAGGGCGGCGGACACCAGGAAGGAGAGGTGGTATCCGGTGTTGAGCGCGACCACCTCGGCCTCCCCCGAGGCGATGAGCCGCTCGCTGTGCGCCGCGGCCAGGGTGGCCAGCACCGCCAGGCCGATGGCACCGCCTACCTGCTGAGTGGTGTTCACCAGACCGGAGGCCAGGCCCGCGTCCCGCGGATCGGCGCCGGACATGGCCAGCCCGATCACGGCGGGCATCATCATTCCGGAGCCCACTCCCATCAGCAGCATGACCGGCAGAAGGTCGACCGCATACGTGCCGTCGACCGGCGCCCGGGCCAGCAGCAGAAGCCCGACGGCGACCAGGGTCAGTCCGACGGCCAGCACGTTACGCGGCCCGAACCGGGGGATCAGCCGGGGAGAGACACCGAGCGACATCACCGCGATCAGCACGGGACCGGGCAGGAACGCCAGACTGGTCTGCACGGCGCTGTAGCCGAGCACGCGCTGCATGTACAGCGCACCGAGGAACTGGAAGCCGAACATCCCGGCCACCAGCAGCAGCATGACGACGTTGGCGCCGGTGAGCAGGCGCGAGCGGAAGATGCTCAGGCGCAGCAGCGGCTGGCGGGCCTTGAGCTGGCGCAGCGTGAACCCGGCCAGCAGCGCAACGGACAGCACGGCGAGCCCGAG
It contains:
- a CDS encoding FAD-dependent oxidoreductase yields the protein MLNRRALLRSGALLGTTMAAGGLLAPAVAARSRGTDGVNWSRLAARLRGDLVLPADAGYDLARQVEFAEYDAIRPAAIAYCETAEDVRQAVLFARRHDIEVRPRSGGHSTAGWSTGTGLIIDTSRIAHATVTGSTIHIGPGLQAVDALATLAPLGKQIVTGTCPTVCQGGFVSGGGVGYQTRKYGLGSDRLVSARIVLADGSIVRASASAEPDLYWALRGSGGGNFGVVVDFELRPIFQPRMNYFSAYWSWDRIQDVLAAWQSWTIAAPDELSSQLIVILPDAAPGTRPIVWLRGGHMGSLAATNAALAALTAEIGAPADEQTVLDLPYHEAMSHVYGCESLTREQCHRVGHNPDAVLPRVGFGRQRNRMFSRALNASELANVISVYDGDRRAGQTRFLSFTGLGGAASRVPRTATAYVHRDAEFFVSFGVSLAEGSPDPADAAAAEAFVDAGFAALDPASNGESYINFPDMRLTDWRRAYYGENYPRLVKVKNHYDPHHFFRNPRSIGS
- a CDS encoding cytochrome P450, with translation MTATGQQTQPYPFGPAERLDLHPLYAEYRRDRPLARVVMPYGGEAWLVTRYADIRTVLSDPRFSRAVTVGRDVPRLVPQLGEDNILAMDPPEHTRLRRLVSKAFTPRRVEQMRPNVQAMVDELLDEMIANGAPADIAESLAWPLPVRVICEMLGVPVADRNRFRRWVDVSLALGERTTPEEIVAAGEELRRYMAGLIAQRRAQPTDDLLGALVVARDEQDKLSEEELLALSVTLLAAGHETTANQIGSHIYLLLSRPELWRSLVADPGLIPSAVEELLRFTPLGVSGGDVRVATVDVELAGGVVRAGEAVVANPASGNRDETVFDNPDEIDLARKHNPHIAFGYGVHHCLGAPLARLELQVVLGTLVRRLPGLRLAVPAEEVQWRTDRLVRGVTGLSVSW
- a CDS encoding MFS transporter produces the protein MSSSVSSSVPVPSRSRWLALAILCVAAFMIVLDSSVVTVALPAIQDDLGFASADLAWVVNSYLIAFGGMLLLFGRLGDLVGRKNVFIAGLAFFTFASLLCGLADSPVLLIGARFLQGVGGAAASAVVLGMVVTMFPEPAEQARAIGVYSFVQASGASVGVIAGGALTTGVGWPWVFFVNVPIGVLTLLLAVPVVVRDIGAGLREGADILGAVLVTVGVSLLVYTIVQAADNGWGSPRTLGLAVLSVALLAGFTLRQLKARQPLLRLSIFRSRLLTGANVVMLLLVAGMFGFQFLGALYMQRVLGYSAVQTSLAFLPGPVLIAVMSLGVSPRLIPRFGPRNVLAVGLTLVAVGLLLLARAPVDGTYAVDLLPVMLLMGVGSGMMMPAVIGLAMSGADPRDAGLASGLVNTTQQVGGAIGLAVLATLAAAHSERLIASGEAEVVALNTGYHLSFLVSAALLLIGAAITLTALRTPKAAPDADAAGTPPADPSSVELPDSSDLHR